TCCGCCGCTCGAAATGAAAGCCCGGCCATGTGCGTTCTGGCGGCCAGCACCATGGTCTGCTCACGCTGCCCGGAATTCATTTCATCCCAGAGATAACGCAGCTCGCGGCTTGCATGATAGGTCTCGCCCACCTGCAAAAGGGCAAAAGCGCGCCGCCCCCCCGGGATGCTGTTGAGCCAGCTTATGTATTCCTCGTTCAATCGCGGCAGATTGAAATCAAGGGTGATGTCCTGCCCCAGAACTTCGGCCGCAAGCATGCCGTAGAAGCTGTCTTGTGTTTTTGCGGCGATTTCAAGAAAGCGGAAGGAGGCATCGACCTCGCCGTGCTGCAGCGCCCCCCGTGATGCCCAGAAAGCCCCGGCGCTGATCAGATAAGACGGGGCGCCAGTTGCCTCGGCAAGGGGGCGGAAAAACGTCATCGCCTTCTTAACGTTACCATCCCGCCAGGCGGCTATCCCCGCAGTCCAGTAGGCTTGCGGGACGCCCTCTCCTGCAAGAGCAATCGCTTTTTCGCCCTGCTCAATAGCTTCAGGATCCTTGCCGTAGATGAAATAGCCGTGGGCAATATCGGCACGCAGCACGGCCTCTTCATATTTGGTCAGATAGCGAAGATTGCTCTTGGTAAGCAGCTGAAGTGCGCCTGTGGGCCAGCCGGAACGGATTCTGTAACGGGCATCTCTGGCGATTTTCCTTGTCTTGACAGGTGAGGCCCGGTTCTTCTTCGATGCCGGAATGGCGACATAGGAGCCGCCTGTCCGGAGGCGGCCGTAACCGTTAAGATAGCCGCTCTTGGGCCGTTTCACGGCTTTCGCATTGGCCGGGCGGCGATTATTCGCCAGCCGGGCGATACGCGTGGCGGCGGGATGGTCATTATATTCCTCCAGCCAGTCCCGCAATTGCTTGTAGCTCGTCCGGCCGCTCTCAGGGTGCAGATAGAGTTCCGAGAGAACACGGCCCAGCAAAAGATCGCTCTCAAGCGTGCTGACCAGCCGATCCGCCTCCTTCCATTTTTTTTGTCGAAGAAGGTCGAAAATCTGCCGGTAACGGCCAGCATCATCGGCGCTCAGCGGAGCCGGCAGGCCGTGCGGGGCGTGCTGGAACGGCACGGTATCCGCCATGACACCGGATGCGCCAAACGGGACACCAAACGGCACCGAAAACACGATCAATACTGCAATCTGAGCAAGCCTTAGCCGCATCATCAGCCCTTTTGTTGTGGCCCCCAAGGAAGACCCGGGGATTTTAACAAACCGGCAAAAACAATCAAGACTTTTACACACTAATCGGCATCCTAAGCTCAGACTTTGAGCCAGCCATGCCCCTGCGAAGATTTCCGGATAAACTCCACAAGGGTTTGAATGCGCAGGCCGGAACGGAAATTGAAGGGCTCGCCTCCATCGCCGTTGACCGCGCCCAGAAAGCCCGCAACCTCGATGGCCTTCAGATCGTTAAAGCCGATCTGGTGACCCGGAGCGACGCAGAACTGCCCGTAGGGGTGATGTTCCGGCGCCGCTTCAATGCGGCGGAATCCCTGACGGCCCCGGGCATCGGCAGCCGAATAATAATGCAGCTCATTAAACCGCTCCTGGCTGAAGGCAAGGGCGCCTTTTGAGCCGTAAATCTCGAAATCATGCTGCATTTTGCGCCCCATAGCGATCCAGTTTCCCTCGATTGACCCGCTGGCCCCGTTGGCGAACCGTAAAAAGGCGCGGCCGATATCATCAACCTCCACCGCCCTGCGGCCGCCCTTGCCGTCATCGCGCTCGCCGATAACCGTGATGCGGTCCCCCAGAACTTCGCTGACCGGACCCAGCAGAAATTCAGCCGTCGCCAGAACATGACTGCCGAGATCGGCCAGAGCGCCGCCGCCGGCCGCATCGTGCCGGAATGTGCAGGGGGCGCCCTCGTCCGCCATATAATCCTCGGCATGGATGCCGCGGAAACTACGGATCTCCCCCAGCTCGCCCGCATCGATCATCTCGCGCGCCAGAACGAACATCGGATTGCAGAGATAGTTGAAACCCACTTGAGTTTTGATGCCGGCGCCCTCCGCCGCATCGGCCATCTCGGCAGCATCCTTCGCAAGAGGAGCAAGAGGCTTTTCGCAATAGACGTGCTTGCCGGCGGCAATGGCGGCCAGCGACATCTCCTTATGCAGGGCGTTGGGCGCTGTAATCGAGACAATGTCTATTTCGGGATCGCCGGTGATGTCACGCCAGTCATCGGTGGCCTTCGAAAAGCCGAAGGAGCGGGCCGCATCGGCAGCAGCCTCAGCATTGATATCGGCAACGGTGTGCAATTCGGCCTCAACGGGCAGATCGAAAGCCCTTGCCGCATTGGCGAATCCGAATGCATGGG
This DNA window, taken from Parvularculales bacterium, encodes the following:
- a CDS encoding lytic transglycosylase domain-containing protein gives rise to the protein MMRLRLAQIAVLIVFSVPFGVPFGASGVMADTVPFQHAPHGLPAPLSADDAGRYRQIFDLLRQKKWKEADRLVSTLESDLLLGRVLSELYLHPESGRTSYKQLRDWLEEYNDHPAATRIARLANNRRPANAKAVKRPKSGYLNGYGRLRTGGSYVAIPASKKNRASPVKTRKIARDARYRIRSGWPTGALQLLTKSNLRYLTKYEEAVLRADIAHGYFIYGKDPEAIEQGEKAIALAGEGVPQAYWTAGIAAWRDGNVKKAMTFFRPLAEATGAPSYLISAGAFWASRGALQHGEVDASFRFLEIAAKTQDSFYGMLAAEVLGQDITLDFNLPRLNEEYISWLNSIPGGRRAFALLQVGETYHASRELRYLWDEMNSGQREQTMVLAARTHMAGLSFRAADILLQEKDQHWYAALYPIPDFETEEPIRVDQALLLAVMRQESGFNPRAQSSAKASGLMQLMPATAAFIARDRRYRGSRRHDLMNPEINIRLGEAYILHLFKEDIVSGDFVRLLAAYNGGPGNLKKWSRKVDHGGDILMLLESLPSRETRFYVKNVLTNYWIYRKRLGRDGEALGLIAAGEGQNPPVDFHLHGQTCDLTMLSERCAQQP
- a CDS encoding Gfo/Idh/MocA family oxidoreductase; this translates as MSPSKPSLKVGLIGTGFMGKTHAFGFANAARAFDLPVEAELHTVADINAEAAADAARSFGFSKATDDWRDITGDPEIDIVSITAPNALHKEMSLAAIAAGKHVYCEKPLAPLAKDAAEMADAAEGAGIKTQVGFNYLCNPMFVLAREMIDAGELGEIRSFRGIHAEDYMADEGAPCTFRHDAAGGGALADLGSHVLATAEFLLGPVSEVLGDRITVIGERDDGKGGRRAVEVDDIGRAFLRFANGASGSIEGNWIAMGRKMQHDFEIYGSKGALAFSQERFNELHYYSAADARGRQGFRRIEAAPEHHPYGQFCVAPGHQIGFNDLKAIEVAGFLGAVNGDGGEPFNFRSGLRIQTLVEFIRKSSQGHGWLKV